From Novipirellula galeiformis, the proteins below share one genomic window:
- a CDS encoding alpha/beta hydrolase: MDYDSESLSTDRKQVQESFMRSAVAVPYTNDPSDLRPRSSQATGRDQVHDSTRRMVVTFLVFAMSIAVASVALGQGKGKAKEDPKLKLRTVTLKTRDGIALRAFYMPSDKGKEAIPVILVHEWEGQASPYGKLVAALHNAGCAVLVPDYRGHGGSNEYIDGRGKTQTFNLATMNRRDIDAILSADLEEAKQFLKHENDAGNLNLNALVMIGVREGGVLASHFAMRDWRWPSIGSKKQGQDVKALVLISPEKQLKGIGIDPTLMDANVLRLPIMLVAGDTSSEASETIRIAKRIEVFKKKVGQGEVTGLNQQMVKTSLSGPALVNESSEVIPAVVEFVKANVNPSNDVNPWVERN, from the coding sequence GTGGATTACGATAGCGAATCGCTTTCAACCGACCGGAAACAAGTTCAGGAGTCCTTCATGCGCAGCGCGGTAGCCGTTCCCTACACAAACGATCCCTCGGATCTTCGCCCCCGATCAAGCCAAGCGACTGGCCGGGACCAGGTGCATGACTCAACGCGACGCATGGTGGTGACCTTCCTCGTGTTCGCGATGAGCATCGCTGTCGCCTCGGTTGCGTTGGGCCAAGGCAAAGGCAAAGCCAAGGAAGATCCCAAGCTGAAACTGCGAACGGTCACGCTCAAGACGCGTGATGGGATTGCACTCCGCGCGTTCTACATGCCGTCGGACAAAGGCAAAGAAGCGATCCCCGTGATCTTGGTCCATGAGTGGGAAGGTCAAGCGAGTCCGTATGGCAAACTTGTCGCCGCCCTTCACAATGCGGGGTGCGCCGTCCTAGTGCCTGATTACCGTGGCCACGGCGGCAGCAACGAATACATCGACGGGCGTGGAAAAACACAAACATTCAACCTCGCCACAATGAACCGGCGAGACATTGATGCGATCCTGTCGGCGGATCTCGAAGAAGCCAAACAGTTTTTGAAACACGAAAACGATGCGGGCAACTTGAATCTGAACGCGTTGGTCATGATCGGAGTCCGCGAAGGAGGCGTGCTGGCGTCGCATTTTGCCATGCGGGATTGGCGTTGGCCTTCGATTGGCAGCAAAAAGCAAGGGCAAGATGTCAAAGCGCTCGTTTTGATCTCTCCCGAAAAACAATTAAAAGGCATCGGCATCGACCCCACCCTGATGGATGCCAATGTACTTCGTTTGCCGATCATGCTGGTCGCCGGAGACACCAGCTCCGAGGCTTCCGAAACCATTCGAATCGCAAAGCGAATCGAAGTATTTAAAAAGAAAGTAGGCCAAGGCGAAGTCACGGGACTCAATCAACAAATGGTCAAGACAAGCCTAAGCGGCCCCGCGTTGGTCAATGAATCGTCTGAAGTGATCCCTGCGGTGGTCGAGTTTGTCAAAGCGAACGTGAACCCCAGCAATGACGTAAACCCATGGGTCGAACGCAATTAA
- a CDS encoding peptidase M42: MIKNSTANDAGLSDFLHLLSGLVREPSVVGVEQAFFRVLLRELEELSVNVSLYHGVLVARGKRPDSIVLSAHVDRHGLLCTGPNEFQYAAFIAGNRGELNGDSVSEQMMELIQDRFIGQRVQSHLPHVGTYLGQGAITRSFVCPNRRNLIFEIDGLSHLQPGTPVSFVDRLTISNGFISAQLDNVLSVAILIHMFRCGFQGTVLFTAGEEAGRSWRYALEWFLRQQLWTQRLIVLDTSPYPTPLAAAAQEVVLRRRDATANFASEMTLELQNRCESLGIAYSFKDDYVEAINRTRDKPLSFGRTELGRLTAATEGKINGTTLQIPTTSYHTASETASLNSIRAVLRLLTSYID, encoded by the coding sequence TTGATTAAAAATTCGACAGCGAATGATGCTGGGTTAAGCGATTTTTTGCATCTCTTGAGTGGCTTGGTTCGCGAGCCGTCGGTGGTAGGCGTTGAACAAGCTTTTTTTCGAGTCCTGTTACGGGAACTCGAAGAACTCTCCGTCAACGTCTCTCTCTACCATGGCGTCTTGGTAGCACGAGGCAAACGCCCCGATTCCATTGTGTTGTCGGCGCACGTGGATCGTCACGGGTTGCTGTGCACCGGACCGAACGAATTCCAATACGCCGCCTTCATCGCCGGCAACCGTGGCGAGCTCAACGGCGACTCGGTATCGGAACAGATGATGGAATTGATCCAAGATCGTTTCATCGGCCAACGAGTCCAATCGCACTTGCCGCATGTGGGAACGTATTTGGGACAAGGCGCGATCACACGTTCGTTTGTCTGCCCGAATCGCCGCAACTTGATTTTTGAAATTGACGGCTTGAGTCACCTTCAACCCGGCACGCCGGTCTCGTTCGTGGATCGGCTAACGATTTCAAACGGTTTCATCTCGGCACAACTCGACAACGTGCTTTCGGTTGCGATCCTCATTCACATGTTCCGTTGCGGTTTCCAAGGGACGGTGTTGTTTACCGCGGGCGAAGAAGCGGGGCGAAGTTGGCGTTACGCGTTGGAGTGGTTTTTGCGTCAACAGTTGTGGACTCAGCGTTTGATCGTCCTTGACACCAGCCCCTATCCGACGCCGCTAGCGGCGGCGGCACAGGAGGTCGTTTTGCGACGTCGAGATGCGACCGCAAATTTTGCCAGCGAGATGACGCTCGAGCTCCAAAATCGCTGTGAATCGCTCGGCATCGCCTACAGTTTCAAAGACGATTATGTCGAAGCGATCAACCGCACGCGGGACAAACCGCTCTCCTTTGGACGCACCGAACTGGGGCGGCTTACCGCAGCCACCGAAGGAAAAATCAACGGCACGACCCTGCAAATCCCCACCACGAGCTACCACACGGCTAGCGAAACGGCTTCACTTAACAGTATTCGAGCAGTATTGCGGCTGCTGACCAGCTATATTGACTAG
- the pgsW gene encoding poly-gamma-glutamate system protein, whose product MKRLYWRPRQVSQSIIVFMAAFSLLGLATVEYFRVDAPQEDLALKMQAAELSNEMMEAIRNEKLHLGLRISSDVDPAATGMIGELMTPVTTLSGRLGAKQTSTNPNLAAVVVEMLLKAGVGQGDLVAVGYSGSFPGMNVNVLAALKTIGARPVILTSVGSSQWGANSPRFLWIDMETMLFEEHFIPFRSVASSIGGYEDLGIGLGDEARKMVRESIAKNKLDRLEAEDFASAIDERMNIYRKQAGSQAYKAYINVGGGAVSVGKTIGKRAYKPGLNRSASRATLQIDSIMTRFMRSDVPVIHLVEMDQIATLYGMPLKPQQQPAVGEGGVFKQPRRSRLLILAVLLAILGSLRIFVLTDFGHRFMKGRGSRKITGHPEPMV is encoded by the coding sequence ATGAAACGTCTGTATTGGCGACCACGTCAAGTCTCGCAATCAATCATCGTCTTTATGGCGGCGTTTTCACTTCTCGGTCTGGCGACGGTCGAATACTTCCGTGTCGATGCGCCGCAAGAGGACCTGGCATTGAAAATGCAAGCGGCTGAATTGTCCAATGAAATGATGGAGGCAATCCGCAATGAAAAACTTCATCTTGGATTACGAATTAGCAGCGATGTCGATCCCGCCGCGACTGGCATGATCGGCGAATTGATGACTCCGGTGACGACCCTCAGCGGACGACTCGGAGCCAAACAAACGTCGACCAATCCAAACCTTGCCGCCGTCGTCGTCGAGATGCTGCTCAAAGCCGGTGTCGGACAGGGCGATTTGGTCGCCGTCGGCTACTCGGGCTCGTTTCCTGGAATGAACGTTAACGTATTAGCCGCCCTGAAAACGATCGGTGCGAGGCCCGTCATTTTGACGAGCGTGGGGTCGTCGCAATGGGGTGCCAATAGCCCTCGCTTCTTGTGGATCGACATGGAGACGATGCTCTTCGAAGAGCATTTCATCCCGTTCCGTTCGGTCGCCAGCTCGATCGGTGGTTACGAAGACTTGGGGATCGGTCTCGGCGACGAAGCTCGCAAAATGGTGCGTGAGTCGATTGCGAAAAACAAGCTTGATCGGCTCGAGGCCGAAGACTTCGCCTCGGCCATCGACGAGCGTATGAATATCTATCGAAAACAAGCCGGTTCTCAAGCATACAAAGCCTATATCAACGTTGGCGGAGGCGCGGTATCGGTTGGCAAAACGATTGGCAAACGAGCGTACAAGCCCGGTTTGAATCGATCGGCATCACGAGCCACACTGCAAATTGACTCAATCATGACCCGTTTTATGCGTAGCGACGTGCCCGTGATTCATTTAGTCGAAATGGATCAAATTGCGACCCTTTATGGAATGCCGCTGAAACCACAGCAGCAACCGGCGGTGGGCGAAGGAGGCGTTTTCAAACAACCCCGTCGCAGCCGCTTGTTGATCTTGGCCGTATTACTAGCCATTCTCGGGTCGCTCCGCATCTTTGTCTTGACCGACTTTGGCCATCGCTTCATGAAGGGGCGCGGCTCACGCAAAATCACGGGTCATCCCGAACCGATGGTGTAG
- the pgsC gene encoding poly-gamma-glutamate biosynthesis protein PgsC, whose translation MDTLTVSIGIGLAVSLLFSETFGLAAGGMVVPGYIALSLDQPMTVIATFTASIITYFIVYSLSNMIIIYGKRRTVLMVLVGFLVGILMESLSPFSALPADSLEIDVMGQSDDYEVIGYIIPGLIAIWIDRQGMVETLGILLTAATVVRLVLMLIGLELVL comes from the coding sequence ATGGACACATTAACTGTATCAATTGGGATCGGCTTGGCCGTCAGTCTGCTGTTTTCAGAAACATTTGGGCTCGCCGCGGGCGGGATGGTCGTGCCCGGTTACATCGCGTTGTCACTGGACCAACCGATGACCGTGATCGCCACCTTCACCGCGTCAATCATCACCTATTTCATCGTCTATTCGTTGTCGAACATGATCATCATTTACGGCAAACGACGCACCGTTTTGATGGTGCTGGTCGGGTTTCTCGTCGGTATCTTGATGGAATCCCTCTCCCCCTTCTCAGCGTTACCTGCCGATTCACTCGAGATAGATGTAATGGGCCAATCCGATGATTACGAAGTGATTGGCTATATCATTCCTGGCTTGATTGCGATTTGGATTGATCGCCAAGGCATGGTGGAAACCCTTGGGATCCTGCTAACTGCCGCAACCGTAGTTCGTTTGGTATTGATGTTGATCGGTTTGGAGCTTGTACTATGA
- a CDS encoding DUF1549 and DUF1553 domain-containing protein — MSSAPQVSHTVIRTRLIALSMIVIAISATAPQAQAQRKWTSAPTSTKIKLPASVLEPSSMTMEVAQVDPGARIRIKTAARTLDRAVEAQLASKGIAPNEMASDEVFLRRLYLDVAGRIPTLEEATEFLDSTHPDRRDDLIDKLLNSSDYVSNMYNLWADTLRLVERPRTDILSDPYLAYVKDSIRTNKPYDKWVYEMLTADGKTWENPAVGFQLRDDLMPLAYIDNTARVFLGTQIGCAQCHDHPFDHWTQHQFYQLAAMTAGTRTRIGGDMPGYQEDRKGRAAITEEAKKRDQYGRLPGHYRRVMNASLFDVREVKTTLKLPHDYAYNDAKPNTPVQPAVLWGEIPSEAKSRPPREQFAAWVTSRDNPKFSRMIANRLWKRFIGIGIIEPFDDFCEDNPCVNEPLLDFLSAEVVRGGFDLKQFIRTILYSNTYQREASDYELTSGESYYFPGPVLRRMTAEQVWDSILTLAVHNSWPFQRPTADDIAPYVSIDFSTVSFQEVTDLADQLRKTYEMGSYRRSLNQHAYEGNVLCRASELPSPAPADHFLRQFGQGNRESIHTAEQEPTVPQTLAMFNGPITHVMLEPGSAIVDKVLAIKKTKDRIDAIFLSVLARRPTHADRLITAKELSQTPNDNVGYGNIIWALLNTREFLFVQ, encoded by the coding sequence ATGAGCAGCGCTCCGCAAGTCTCCCATACCGTTATCCGCACCCGGTTGATCGCGTTGTCCATGATCGTGATTGCGATCTCAGCGACAGCGCCGCAAGCACAAGCACAGCGAAAGTGGACGTCGGCCCCAACGTCTACGAAAATCAAACTTCCCGCGAGTGTTCTCGAACCGTCCTCGATGACGATGGAAGTTGCTCAGGTCGACCCCGGAGCACGCATCCGAATCAAGACGGCCGCGCGCACGCTCGATCGCGCGGTGGAAGCACAATTGGCAAGCAAAGGCATCGCGCCGAATGAAATGGCCAGTGACGAGGTCTTTCTACGACGACTCTATTTGGATGTCGCTGGACGCATCCCCACGCTCGAGGAAGCAACGGAGTTTCTTGACTCGACTCACCCCGATCGACGCGACGACTTGATCGACAAACTGCTCAATAGCTCCGACTACGTCAGCAACATGTACAACCTCTGGGCCGACACCTTGCGGCTCGTTGAACGGCCCCGCACCGATATTTTGTCGGATCCCTATTTGGCCTATGTCAAAGATTCGATTCGCACCAACAAGCCCTACGACAAATGGGTGTATGAAATGTTGACGGCCGACGGCAAAACGTGGGAGAACCCTGCGGTCGGTTTCCAACTCCGCGACGACTTGATGCCGCTGGCGTACATCGACAACACGGCGCGCGTTTTCCTGGGAACCCAAATCGGTTGCGCTCAATGCCATGACCACCCGTTTGACCATTGGACTCAGCACCAGTTCTACCAACTTGCTGCGATGACGGCAGGAACACGAACTCGCATCGGTGGTGACATGCCCGGCTATCAAGAGGACCGCAAGGGCCGAGCAGCGATCACCGAAGAAGCCAAAAAACGAGACCAATACGGACGGCTTCCCGGTCATTACCGACGCGTGATGAACGCCAGCTTGTTCGACGTGCGTGAAGTCAAGACGACGCTGAAACTGCCACACGACTACGCCTACAACGACGCCAAACCGAACACTCCAGTGCAGCCTGCGGTTCTATGGGGAGAGATCCCCAGCGAAGCCAAATCACGTCCGCCACGAGAACAATTTGCGGCTTGGGTGACAAGCCGCGACAACCCAAAATTCAGCCGCATGATTGCCAATCGTTTGTGGAAGCGATTTATCGGCATCGGAATCATCGAACCGTTTGACGATTTCTGTGAAGACAATCCCTGTGTCAACGAACCCCTGCTCGACTTTTTGAGCGCCGAGGTCGTGCGTGGCGGTTTTGATCTGAAACAATTCATTCGCACGATCCTGTACAGCAACACCTACCAACGCGAAGCGAGCGATTACGAATTGACCAGCGGCGAATCGTATTACTTCCCAGGTCCCGTCTTGCGACGAATGACCGCCGAACAAGTCTGGGACTCCATCCTGACGTTGGCCGTGCATAATTCATGGCCCTTCCAACGGCCCACCGCCGACGACATTGCACCGTATGTCTCGATTGACTTTTCGACCGTCTCCTTCCAAGAAGTCACCGATCTCGCCGATCAATTACGAAAGACCTACGAAATGGGCAGCTACCGACGCTCGCTCAATCAACATGCCTACGAAGGCAACGTGTTGTGCCGGGCGAGCGAGTTGCCCTCTCCTGCGCCCGCGGATCATTTCTTGCGTCAATTCGGCCAAGGCAATCGCGAGAGTATCCATACGGCGGAACAAGAACCGACCGTGCCACAGACATTAGCCATGTTCAACGGTCCGATTACGCATGTGATGCTCGAACCGGGCTCTGCGATCGTCGATAAAGTACTCGCGATCAAAAAAACCAAGGATCGTATCGACGCCATCTTTCTGAGTGTGTTAGCACGTCGCCCGACACACGCCGATCGGCTGATCACCGCGAAAGAATTGTCTCAGACTCCCAACGACAATGTGGGTTATGGCAATATTATCTGGGCGTTACTGAACACCCGCGAATTTCTCTTCGTGCAATAA
- a CDS encoding DUF1501 domain-containing protein: MNRPEFSPQHRRDFMKWVAKQTLGVSFVGGLGSQTMCSQAQAAAAVAPGKAKHIVYIMLDGAMSHLDTFDPKEGVEEAGETKPTQTRVPGLMFGDRFPKLGYLAAAIAVVRSLSTETGAHEQGRYLMRTAYKKLNSIQHPGMGAWMTSQQPKSNSGLPSNYLIGASDGHPGAGFLPPSFSPVPIADAGKGLQNTTLPKYLPPELFGRRMVLASKFDEAFQQRRNNSKVIAYNQAYQDAYQLMGSDQLKVFDIKEESKAIRDAYGNTSLGQGCLLARRLIEKGAQFIEINSGGWDMHNNLYESLDKRAADLDNAVGNLMRDLHSKGLFHQTLIVVTTEFGRTPRLNVNAGRDHHPGAFCSLLIGAGIKGGQAYGASDKHGHSVEKDHVSVADFNKTIAAAAGLPGDKEIFSPSGRPFKIGGDGTAVQALLA; encoded by the coding sequence ATGAATCGACCTGAATTCAGCCCTCAACATCGTCGAGATTTCATGAAATGGGTCGCCAAGCAAACGCTTGGAGTCTCCTTTGTCGGCGGACTGGGCTCGCAAACGATGTGCAGCCAAGCGCAAGCCGCAGCCGCGGTTGCCCCGGGCAAGGCAAAGCACATCGTCTATATCATGCTCGATGGCGCGATGAGCCACCTCGATACATTTGACCCCAAAGAGGGCGTCGAGGAAGCCGGTGAAACCAAACCGACACAAACCCGCGTCCCAGGCCTGATGTTTGGTGACCGCTTCCCCAAACTCGGCTACCTAGCCGCTGCGATCGCGGTCGTTCGTTCACTGAGCACCGAGACGGGAGCGCATGAACAGGGACGCTATTTGATGCGGACCGCCTACAAAAAACTTAACAGCATCCAACACCCCGGCATGGGCGCCTGGATGACCTCGCAACAACCCAAATCAAACTCGGGGTTGCCCAGCAACTATTTGATCGGAGCCAGTGACGGACATCCCGGCGCCGGATTCCTGCCTCCTTCCTTTTCGCCTGTCCCGATCGCCGACGCCGGCAAGGGACTGCAAAACACGACGTTGCCAAAGTACCTGCCACCGGAATTGTTTGGTCGCCGAATGGTGCTAGCGAGCAAATTTGACGAAGCGTTCCAACAACGCCGCAACAACAGCAAGGTCATCGCCTACAACCAAGCCTACCAGGACGCTTACCAATTGATGGGAAGTGATCAATTGAAGGTTTTTGACATCAAGGAAGAATCCAAGGCGATTCGCGATGCCTACGGAAACACCTCGCTCGGCCAAGGCTGTTTGCTAGCTCGCCGATTGATCGAAAAGGGGGCCCAATTCATTGAGATCAACTCCGGAGGCTGGGACATGCACAATAATCTGTACGAATCGCTCGACAAGCGAGCCGCGGATCTAGATAACGCCGTCGGCAATCTAATGCGTGACTTGCACAGCAAAGGCTTGTTCCATCAAACGCTCATCGTTGTGACGACCGAGTTCGGCCGAACGCCACGCTTGAATGTAAACGCCGGACGTGATCATCACCCCGGCGCCTTTTGTAGCCTCTTGATTGGGGCTGGAATCAAAGGGGGGCAAGCCTATGGCGCGTCGGACAAGCATGGTCATTCTGTCGAGAAGGACCACGTCTCGGTCGCCGATTTCAACAAGACCATCGCCGCCGCTGCGGGGTTGCCCGGCGACAAAGAAATCTTCTCTCCCTCCGGACGCCCCTTTAAAATTGGCGGCGACGGGACCGCGGTGCAAGCGCTCTTAGCGTAA
- the pgsB gene encoding poly-gamma-glutamate synthase PgsB: MDGSLALLGTTGSLVGLGLLESYFHRRKLATIPTRIHVNGTRGKSSVTRLIAAGLRASGKRTCAKTTGTLARMILPDGAEYPVFRPARANVIEQIRIVRAAAELESEALVIECMALIPYLQWLCEFMLVHATHSVITNARADHLDVMGPGENDVAWALLGMVPNDGKLYTAERRHLDAFRKVCDDRKSELITVGEDEVNAIQPLDLAQFPYIEHAENVALALRVLSDLGVDRATALQGMWSASPDPGIMTVAELDFFGREIVFVNGFAANDPESTERIWNMACDRYPSVGKRIMIFNCRFDRPDRSRQLAECCAAWRPADHYVLIGSGTYIFAKHAINAGLDSRKLVMAEGDGAPEIFEKVVSLSGRSSLVMGMANIGGAGLDVVRYFRNRGIVDEKAF, translated from the coding sequence ATGGATGGTTCGCTTGCGCTGCTTGGCACGACCGGGTCGCTGGTTGGGCTGGGCTTATTAGAGTCTTACTTTCATCGACGCAAACTCGCGACGATTCCCACACGTATCCATGTCAATGGAACGCGCGGAAAGTCATCGGTCACTCGGTTGATCGCAGCCGGTCTACGCGCATCAGGTAAACGCACCTGTGCCAAAACGACCGGCACCTTGGCCCGGATGATCCTGCCCGACGGAGCGGAGTATCCGGTATTTCGTCCCGCGCGTGCCAACGTGATCGAACAGATCCGCATTGTCCGCGCCGCCGCCGAACTGGAATCCGAAGCCCTGGTGATCGAGTGCATGGCACTGATCCCTTACTTGCAATGGCTTTGTGAATTCATGCTGGTGCATGCAACCCATAGCGTGATCACCAACGCACGCGCCGACCACTTGGATGTGATGGGGCCCGGGGAAAACGATGTGGCCTGGGCACTGTTGGGCATGGTCCCTAACGATGGCAAACTTTACACCGCCGAACGTCGCCACCTCGATGCGTTTCGCAAAGTTTGCGACGACCGAAAATCCGAACTGATCACGGTGGGCGAAGACGAAGTCAATGCGATCCAGCCCCTGGACTTAGCCCAGTTCCCTTATATCGAACATGCCGAAAACGTCGCACTCGCGCTACGTGTGCTAAGCGATCTCGGTGTCGACCGCGCAACCGCGTTACAAGGCATGTGGTCGGCGAGTCCCGACCCCGGAATCATGACCGTGGCCGAGCTCGATTTCTTCGGCCGCGAGATTGTTTTTGTGAATGGATTTGCTGCCAACGATCCGGAATCCACCGAACGGATCTGGAACATGGCCTGCGATCGCTATCCGAGTGTTGGCAAGCGGATCATGATTTTCAATTGTCGCTTTGATCGCCCCGATCGATCGCGGCAATTAGCCGAGTGCTGTGCCGCTTGGCGTCCGGCGGACCACTACGTTTTGATTGGCTCAGGGACCTACATTTTCGCCAAACATGCAATCAACGCTGGCTTGGACTCACGGAAATTGGTGATGGCCGAGGGCGATGGGGCGCCCGAGATTTTTGAGAAAGTCGTTAGTCTTTCGGGCCGCTCCTCGTTGGTGATGGGGATGGCAAATATTGGTGGCGCGGGATTGGACGTGGTCCGATACTTTCGCAATCGCGGCATCGTCGACGAGAAAGCATTTTAG
- a CDS encoding PhoPQ-activated pathogenicity-related family protein → MNRYLGLLVWLAMFLTGIAVPSAMAQQPPTLETPQTQSDAIQGVSLSEMVMRRDSSFQWEIEHRGELEGCAYLQIDLISQRWQGTPWRHALFILNPPEVSSDQTHALMMIAGGSWQSQWDQTGPGKLPVPKELTLLARVARDTQTPVAVLKHVPFQPMMNGRHEDALIAHTLKQYLDTKDPEWPLLPAMARAASAAMDAIVSASKQQWGLELANFTVTGASKRGWTTYLVGAADPRVKAIAPMVIDMLNLQPQMDHQLAAWGKYSPQIEDYTRLGLQETLSTPAGKPLRQMIDPFEHRKQLTMPKLILLGTNDPYWPADASRFYYDELPSPRSLLNIPNNGHGLNDLPRILGGITALHRSVCGGQPMPDWHGEWKPGKTGGVIVATSDREPIAVTAWIAQSNHRDFRDSQWHPKPVAVSGDGKWRLEMPNPDSGSTAVMLEARFETGDSFPLSLTTQVHVLSK, encoded by the coding sequence GTGAATCGATATTTGGGACTCTTGGTTTGGCTTGCGATGTTTTTGACTGGCATTGCGGTGCCCTCTGCAATGGCTCAACAGCCACCTACGCTGGAGACACCTCAAACGCAATCCGATGCAATCCAAGGAGTGTCGCTGTCTGAAATGGTGATGCGTCGCGACAGTAGCTTCCAATGGGAAATTGAACACCGGGGCGAACTAGAGGGCTGTGCGTATTTGCAAATCGATCTCATCTCACAGCGTTGGCAAGGCACCCCGTGGCGACACGCCCTGTTTATCCTCAATCCGCCCGAGGTTTCCAGTGATCAAACGCATGCACTGATGATGATCGCAGGTGGCTCATGGCAGTCGCAGTGGGATCAAACCGGTCCAGGAAAGCTGCCTGTCCCGAAAGAGCTGACCCTGCTGGCCCGTGTTGCTCGCGACACCCAAACTCCCGTGGCCGTGCTGAAGCACGTTCCCTTTCAACCGATGATGAACGGCCGTCATGAAGACGCCTTGATCGCGCATACACTGAAGCAATACCTCGATACAAAGGATCCCGAATGGCCACTCCTTCCGGCGATGGCACGCGCGGCTTCGGCGGCAATGGATGCGATCGTCAGCGCATCGAAGCAACAGTGGGGGCTGGAGTTGGCCAATTTTACGGTGACGGGTGCCAGCAAACGCGGCTGGACTACCTATTTGGTCGGAGCTGCTGATCCGCGAGTGAAGGCGATCGCGCCGATGGTGATTGACATGCTAAACCTGCAACCTCAAATGGATCATCAGCTCGCAGCCTGGGGCAAATACTCACCGCAAATCGAAGACTACACGCGGCTTGGATTGCAAGAAACACTCAGCACTCCCGCCGGCAAACCGCTGCGTCAAATGATCGATCCCTTTGAGCATCGCAAGCAATTGACGATGCCTAAGTTGATTTTACTCGGCACGAACGACCCCTATTGGCCGGCCGACGCGTCACGGTTTTACTACGACGAACTACCGTCGCCGCGGTCGCTGCTGAACATCCCCAACAATGGGCACGGACTGAACGATCTGCCACGGATCCTGGGAGGAATCACCGCATTGCACCGCAGCGTCTGTGGCGGTCAGCCGATGCCCGATTGGCACGGCGAATGGAAGCCAGGCAAAACGGGAGGGGTGATCGTCGCCACCAGCGACCGTGAGCCAATCGCCGTGACTGCCTGGATCGCACAATCGAATCATCGTGATTTCCGCGACTCCCAATGGCACCCCAAACCAGTGGCGGTGAGCGGCGACGGGAAATGGAGGCTCGAAATGCCAAATCCAGATTCCGGCAGCACGGCAGTCATGCTCGAAGCACGCTTTGAAACCGGCGACAGCTTCCCGCTCTCATTGACCACTCAAGTCCACGTGCTTTCGAAGTAA